The DNA region AGGCTTCTTCAGCAATATAGAGTTCATCTCTTGTGAAACGCTCAGTGTCAACTTCAATACCTTCATCTTTGGCAATCTTAATCACTGCGTCTCTGGTAATACCCTCAAGAACCGATGTAAGAGGAGGGGTTTTCAGTATTCCGTTTCTGACTATGAAAATATTCTCGCCGCTTCCCTCAGCAATATAGCCTTCATTGTCCAGCAAAATAGCCTCATCAAACCCAAGGCTTGTAGCCTCTATTTTAGCCATAACCGAATTGGCGTAGTTCCCGCTAATTTTAGCCTTTGTCATAAAGGAGTTAACGCCCATTCTTGTCAGAGATGATATTTTTGTTGTGATACCTTTTGAGAGAGCTCCTTCTCCTAAGTATGTTCCCCAAGGGTATGCCGCAATCACAAGCTCTATTGGATTATCACCGGGATGAAGCCCAATCTTGCCTCCTCCGATATATGCAATAGGTCTTATGTACGCAGCGTCTAGTTCATTAGTTGTTAGAAGCTCCAAAATAGCATTTGTAGCTTCTTCTTTGGAAAAGGGAATTTTTATGTGTGCTATGTGTGCTGAGGCATAGAGTCTGTCTACATGCTCTTTTAGTCTGAAAACAGCGGAGCGGTCATCATCGCATTTGTAGGCTCTTATGCCTTCAAATACAGCAAGACCATAATGCAGTGTGTGCGTTAGCGTATGCACATTTGCATCATCCCATGATACGAATTCTCCGTTGAACCAAATCTTATAGGGTGATTCTTCCATCCCTAAGACTCCTTAGACCATGCTAAATTCTTTACAAATATAAAATAATCCTTTGTTTATTGGTAGTTGTCAAGTATGAAGGTATTATTTCTTGACTCCCCGAACTTTCTTTGAATAATTATACAGATGCCGATGGACCAATCACAGATGAGCGAGTTAATCACTATCAAAAAATACAGCAATAGAAGGCTGTATGATTCCACAAATAAGGGCTATGTTACTTTTGAAGATATTGCCTCTCTTATTAGAGAAGGCAGTGAAATAAAAGTCATAGATTCCCAATCCGGAGAAGATATTACAAAGTTAATATTAATTCAGGTGATATTAGAGAGTGAGAAAAATAAAGAAGATATTCTTCCAGTTTCTTTCCTTCATATGCTAATCAAATACGGAAACCAGGTTGCGAAAGACTTTTTCGAAAACTATTTTATGATGATGTTTCAACCCTACAACCATGTCAGGGAAAACTATAAGAAAAATATCAACACCTGGCAAAAGATGGGCTGGTACCCAGAGGAGATCAATTCTGATTCTCAGGGCTCA from Thermodesulfobacteriota bacterium includes:
- a CDS encoding branched-chain amino acid transaminase gives rise to the protein MEESPYKIWFNGEFVSWDDANVHTLTHTLHYGLAVFEGIRAYKCDDDRSAVFRLKEHVDRLYASAHIAHIKIPFSKEEATNAILELLTTNELDAAYIRPIAYIGGGKIGLHPGDNPIELVIAAYPWGTYLGEGALSKGITTKISSLTRMGVNSFMTKAKISGNYANSVMAKIEATSLGFDEAILLDNEGYIAEGSGENIFIVRNGILKTPPLTSVLEGITRDAVIKIAKDEGIEVDTERFTRDELYIAEEAFFTGTAAEITPIREVDKRTIGQGKPGPITKKLQSRFFDIVQGRDQKYMDWLEFFFTTPPLKVKNESL
- a CDS encoding polyhydroxyalkanoate synthesis regulator DNA-binding domain-containing protein; protein product: MSELITIKKYSNRRLYDSTNKGYVTFEDIASLIREGSEIKVIDSQSGEDITKLILIQVILESEKNKEDILPVSFLHMLIKYGNQVAKDFFENYFMMMFQPYNHVRENYKKNINTWQKMGWYPEEINSDSQGSNNSNHSDNQPHDSGHKSREGYSEPSQYKASDVELLMEKMKELEKKVNSLDEEK